The Chitinophaga pinensis DSM 2588 region ACTTTTTTATTTAGTTAACCCATCAAAAACTGTATTTTTTTTTTTTCATGGTTATCCACATGAACAGAAAAGTATTCAATCTTTATGATAAAAGTGCATAATAAGAATAATTTATCGTCTCAATCATTTACTTCATATTTTCTATAGCTTTGTGTTCCCAAAAAAGTATCACATGTTAACCAACCAGACTTTACTATCAGATATTAGAACAATAATTTCCAACGCTAAAGAAAAAGCTATCCGATCAGTAGATCATGAACGTACGTTGATGTACTGGCACATTGGCCGACGTATTTTCGAAGAAGAACAGGCAGGATTAGATCGAGCTAATTATGGTAATTATCTTACTACATTCATTGCTGAGCAATTAGAGCCTGAATATGGAAGTGGTTTTTCTAAGAGGCAAGTCGAGCTGTTCCGACAATTTTATAGAACGTTTCCAATTGCGAATACACTGTATTCGCAATTGAGCTGGAGTCAATACAAAATCTTGATCAGAATTGATAATCAACATAAAAGAGAATTTTATATTGTAGAAACAATGAAAAATAACTGGACGGTACGCCAGCTAGAACGTCAAATTCATAGTAATTTATGGGAACACTTATTACTCAGTAATGACAAAGAAAACATTTTGTCCATAACCAGAGATGAAGAACACTTATCTGATGCAAAACAAATAATCAAGGACCCAATGTATCTGGAATTTCTGGGCCTACATCGAGAAGCATCCTATTATGAAAAAGATTTGGAACAAGCTATCATTACCCATTTGCAGGATTTTCTATTAGAACTTGGTAATGGATTTGCCTTTGTTGCCAGACAAAAAAGACTTCACATTGAAGGAGATGAGTTTTTTATTGATCTGGTCTTTTACAATCGCCTGTTACGATGTTTTGTCATTGTGGAAATAAAATCGAGTAAGCTTACGCACCAGGATTTAGGTCAGCTACAGATGTATGTTAACTATTACGATCGTTTCGAAAAAAAAGATTTCGAAAATCCAACTATTGGTATCTTACTCTGTGCCGAAAAAAACAATGCTGTTGTAAAAATATCACTACCTGAAAATAATAAAACAATAATAGCCAGTGAATATAAACTATACCTACCGACTGAAAAACAACTTATTGAAGAAGTAAACAAAGAGATTGAAAAACGTGAGAATGAACTTGTCTAAACACGCTACAATATCCTCATGAACGCATTAGAAGACTTCTATCAACAACAGCAGGAACCTGATAAGAGCTGTCTGCTGGCATTGCGGAGCATCATCCTCGATCAGCATAAAGACATTACTGCCACTTGGAAATACGGCATGCCTGTATTCTGCTTCAAAGGCAAAATGCTCTGCTATCTCTGGATACATAAGAAGTACAAAGTGCCTTATCTGGGTATTGTAAAAGGGAAGGATTTTGATGAACCATTTCTCATACAGGAAGCACGTGCACGTATGAAGATCATGTTGCTGGATCCTAATGAAGATCTTCCATTAGAGACTATAGAAAAGATTATTCAGAAAGCAATTACCCTGTATTAAACAATAGTCTTAATTATACACCACCTTCCTTGTCGTCACTGACTTCCATCCTTTACCTAACTGCTCTTCCGTCTTACTGGTCCAGTTGCCTTTACTATCATAGATATACGCGGTATTAAAGCTGGCTTTCAGATTGACACTGTCTGCCTTGTCCGCTATATTGTCTTTTCTATGAAACTGTTTCCATACAATACTATTGCCTTTTTCATTGTACTGTAAAGACAGTTTATAGTTCACGGTATCAGATTGCAGTTCCACTCTTTCCATTAACTGACAGGCAGGATTGTATTGTTCGATCACAGTTCTCCAGGGCATTTCCACAGGCATGATAAGTCTGGATACTTCCAGCGGACCACCTTTTTCAGCAATAGTGATCAATTCTTTTCTGTCTCCCGGCTGACGTGTGATCCAGATGGAATCGCCCTTAGGACTGTATTTATATTTACTGCTGCTTTCTATGCTGTAGAAACGATTCACTTTTTCGATACGCCTGCCATTCGCATCATACCTGAATTTATCCGTGTTATAAGTACTGTGATTATCAGAGTAAATCAGGGCCAGTATCCTGCCGGCCGTATCATATCGTATTGTCAGTGTATCATGACGCATCCTGCGGGTAGCAACGGCGATCTGATGCAGACGGCCATCGCGGAACAGGTATTCACGGGAGATAGTATCCTTATAGGTATAATCGCTTCCTTTGGTTTCAGTATAAGTCTTCTCTGAAATGTGTTCGATAGTTCCTTCCAGTTGCTCCGGACGGAAAACAGTGGTAATATCTTCGTTGAGGAGTTGCGCAGTAATCACTGCGACCCTGTCCTTTTTTTCTACAGTTACTTTAGACGTGGTGGATGATTTACATGCTGCCAGTACCAGCAACAAACATAACGATCTTCTCATAGGGCAATTTAAGCGTTTTATTGCTTTATCAGTTTCACGGCAAACATTGAGTCCGCCCGATGTGCATAACCGGCTATTACGCCTCCTTCCTGCTGTTTCAGACCACTTCCTTTTTCCAGGAACGCAACGACTTCCTCATTCTCCTGCCTGAATACAGAACAGGTGATATATATCAGCGTACCGCCCGGTTTGAGTAAGTGTACAATATTCGCAGCTATCTTCTGTTGCAGCTGCTGGTATTCTGTAATCTGTTTTTCGGTAAAGAAGGACATATTTTCTGGTGTACGTCCCCAGGTACCTGAACCGGAGCAAGGTGCATCCAGTATAATATGATCGAAAAGACGGTCTTTGATGGCGGATGAAGTAACC contains the following coding sequences:
- a CDS encoding DUF1801 domain-containing protein; amino-acid sequence: MNALEDFYQQQQEPDKSCLLALRSIILDQHKDITATWKYGMPVFCFKGKMLCYLWIHKKYKVPYLGIVKGKDFDEPFLIQEARARMKIMLLDPNEDLPLETIEKIIQKAITLY
- a CDS encoding YhcG family protein, whose translation is MLTNQTLLSDIRTIISNAKEKAIRSVDHERTLMYWHIGRRIFEEEQAGLDRANYGNYLTTFIAEQLEPEYGSGFSKRQVELFRQFYRTFPIANTLYSQLSWSQYKILIRIDNQHKREFYIVETMKNNWTVRQLERQIHSNLWEHLLLSNDKENILSITRDEEHLSDAKQIIKDPMYLEFLGLHREASYYEKDLEQAIITHLQDFLLELGNGFAFVARQKRLHIEGDEFFIDLVFYNRLLRCFVIVEIKSSKLTHQDLGQLQMYVNYYDRFEKKDFENPTIGILLCAEKNNAVVKISLPENNKTIIASEYKLYLPTEKQLIEEVNKEIEKRENELV